A section of the Acidobacterium capsulatum ATCC 51196 genome encodes:
- a CDS encoding NADH-quinone oxidoreductase subunit J, whose translation MHLVLFIIFGAFCVAGAINLLLQRHPINSALSLIVVMTSLAVLYLLLGAEFLAAAQVIVYSGAIMVLFTFVIMLLNAGKEERTHGSRAAYWLGFPGAAALFALLTFIFLSHQPSLGYAVLGPDMVGTGELSQVLFRNLLLPFEVTSVLILIAILGAVALARHTNEKQPGKER comes from the coding sequence ATGCATCTGGTTCTCTTTATTATCTTCGGCGCATTTTGTGTAGCGGGAGCTATCAATCTCCTGCTGCAACGCCATCCGATCAACAGCGCGCTGTCATTGATTGTCGTGATGACCTCTCTGGCGGTGCTCTATCTGTTGCTCGGCGCGGAGTTTCTGGCCGCGGCGCAGGTGATCGTTTACTCCGGCGCCATCATGGTGCTTTTTACCTTTGTGATCATGCTGCTCAATGCCGGCAAGGAGGAGCGCACTCACGGCAGCCGCGCGGCCTATTGGCTTGGCTTTCCAGGAGCAGCGGCACTCTTCGCACTGTTGACGTTCATCTTTCTCTCGCATCAGCCATCACTCGGTTATGCCGTCCTCGGCCCGGACATGGTGGGTACGGGCGAGTTGAGCCAGGTGCTGTTCCGCAATCTGCTGCTGCCCTTTGAGGTCACGTCGGTCCTGATCCTCATTGCGATTCTGGGCGCGGTGGCGCTGGCGCGGCACACAAACGAAAAACAGCCCGGGAAGGAGCGCTAG